Proteins encoded together in one Gemmatimonadetes bacterium T265 window:
- the purS gene encoding phosphoribosylformylglycinamidine synthase subunit PurS has protein sequence MQTFRIDIRVVPRRGLLDPQGKAVADALHALGFGDVGDVRVGRHLVLDLRADDADAARRQAEAACERLLANPVTEDYVVEQVAAQATA, from the coding sequence GTGCAGACGTTCCGCATCGACATCCGCGTGGTGCCCCGCCGCGGCCTCCTCGATCCGCAGGGCAAGGCGGTCGCCGACGCGCTGCACGCGCTCGGCTTCGGCGACGTCGGCGACGTCCGCGTGGGGCGCCACCTCGTGCTCGACCTCCGCGCGGACGACGCCGACGCCGCCCGCCGCCAGGCGGAGGCCGCGTGCGAGCGCCTGCTCGCCAACCCGGTGACCGAGGACTACGTCGTCGAACAGGTCGCCGCGCAGGCGACCGCCTAA
- the psd gene encoding phosphatidylserine decarboxylase proenzyme — MRFAREGRPFIAISAFVALALVLWAAGVGGIGVGGPVAWIVALLAVAIAAWVAYFFRDPERAGDRGDRYIVAPADGKVVLITDVDEPSFIGGRAKRVSIFMNVFSVHVNRYPVSGVVRHVRYAKGKFRNAVTPESSAENEQMSVGIDAPNGRVLVRQIAGLIARRIVTYSRDGELVHQGERMGLIRFGSRVDVFVPPDATLCVALGAQTAAGATVIAELPA; from the coding sequence GTGAGATTCGCCCGCGAGGGTCGCCCATTCATTGCCATCAGCGCGTTCGTCGCGCTCGCGCTCGTGCTCTGGGCGGCGGGCGTCGGCGGGATCGGCGTGGGCGGGCCCGTCGCGTGGATCGTCGCCCTGCTCGCGGTCGCGATCGCGGCGTGGGTCGCGTACTTCTTTCGTGACCCCGAGCGCGCCGGGGACCGCGGCGACCGCTACATCGTCGCGCCGGCGGACGGCAAGGTTGTGCTGATCACGGACGTCGACGAGCCGTCGTTCATCGGCGGGCGCGCGAAGCGCGTGTCGATCTTCATGAACGTCTTCTCGGTGCACGTGAACCGCTACCCGGTGAGCGGCGTCGTGCGGCACGTGCGGTACGCGAAGGGCAAGTTCCGCAACGCGGTCACGCCCGAGTCGAGCGCGGAAAACGAGCAGATGTCGGTCGGCATCGACGCGCCGAACGGCCGCGTGCTCGTGCGCCAGATCGCGGGGCTGATCGCGCGCCGGATCGTCACCTACAGCCGCGACGGCGAGCTCGTGCACCAGGGCGAGCGGATGGGTCTGATCCGCTTTGGTTCGCGCGTCGACGTCTTCGTCCCGCCCGACGCGACGCTCTGCGTCGCGCTCGGCGCGCAGACGGCCGCGGGCGCGACGGTCATCGCCGAGTTGCCCGCCTGA
- the purC2 gene encoding putative phosphoribosylaminoimidazole-succinocarboxamide synthase B, translating into MSDVTPLRESRLPLPLLRRGKVREVYDAGDARVLLVASDRVSAFDVVMPNAIPHKGAVLTQLTAWWLRALEAAGVVAHHMITADADAIVAALPALREYVEQLRGRAMLCRAADVFPVECVVRGYLAGSAWKEYAEHGTLAGEPLAAGLRESDRFDPPLFSPATKAESGHDENIPPAVVAERLGPAVAAELERASRAVYAFGRDHAATRGLIIADTKFEFGRIGEQIVLVDEVLTPDSSRFWPADAVVPGRAPPSFDKQPLRDWLAAERRAGRWNGDAPGPELPPEVVEATSLRYLEAFRRITGAPLDV; encoded by the coding sequence ATGAGCGACGTCACGCCGCTTCGCGAGAGCCGGCTGCCGCTTCCGCTCCTCCGGCGGGGCAAGGTGCGCGAGGTGTACGACGCGGGCGACGCGCGCGTCCTGCTCGTCGCCTCTGACCGGGTGAGCGCGTTCGACGTCGTGATGCCCAACGCCATCCCGCACAAGGGCGCGGTGCTCACGCAGCTAACGGCGTGGTGGCTGCGCGCGCTCGAGGCGGCGGGCGTCGTCGCTCACCACATGATCACGGCCGACGCGGACGCGATCGTCGCCGCGCTGCCGGCGTTAAGGGAATACGTCGAGCAGCTGCGCGGGCGTGCGATGCTCTGCCGCGCGGCCGACGTGTTCCCCGTCGAATGCGTCGTGCGCGGATACCTCGCCGGGTCGGCGTGGAAGGAGTACGCCGAACACGGCACGCTCGCCGGCGAGCCGCTCGCCGCAGGACTACGCGAAAGCGACCGCTTCGACCCGCCGCTCTTTTCCCCGGCGACGAAGGCCGAGTCGGGGCACGACGAGAACATCCCGCCGGCCGTCGTCGCGGAGCGTCTCGGCCCCGCAGTCGCCGCCGAGCTCGAACGGGCGAGTCGCGCCGTCTACGCGTTCGGGCGCGACCACGCGGCGACCCGCGGGCTGATCATCGCCGACACGAAGTTCGAGTTCGGACGCATCGGTGAACAGATCGTGCTCGTCGACGAGGTTCTCACGCCGGACAGCTCCCGCTTCTGGCCGGCCGATGCGGTCGTGCCCGGTCGCGCGCCGCCGAGCTTCGACAAACAACCGCTGCGCGACTGGCTCGCGGCCGAGCGGCGCGCCGGCCGTTGGAACGGCGACGCGCCCGGCCCCGAGCTGCCGCCCGAGGTCGTCGAGGCGACCAGTTTGCGCTATCTTGAAGCCTTCCGCCGGATTACCGGAGCGCCGCTCGACGTCTAG
- the purB gene encoding adenylosuccinate lyase, producing MTDTERYASPLGARYASPAMLALWSSQERHALWRRLWLALAESEQALGVAIPDAAIADMRAHLDDIDFAAVAAYEARFRHDVMAHVHAFADRAPAARPFIHLGATSCYVTDNGDLLLMRRGLELLRRKVLAVLASLAAFARRWRAEPALGYTHLQPAQLVTVGKRAALWMQDLVLDLAELDRRIDTLPFRGVKGTTGTQASFLAIFDGDHEKVRALDRMVTEKMGFASSIPVSGQTYSRKIDAQVLSVVSGIAASAAKFASDLRMLQAFGEIEEPFGREQIGSSAMAYKRNPMRSERINALARFVLSLEPNANATHSVQYFERTLDDSANRRLAIPEAFLATDAILVLYGNVAAGLEVHPARIRRRVLDELPFMATEELLVRAVRAGGDRQAVHEVIRRHSVEASRALKDGESERNDLLERLAIDPEFAALGLSLDEMREAVDPHRYVGRAPEQVDEFLAEVVDPLLATHERDEAVDEVRV from the coding sequence GTGACCGACACGGAGCGGTACGCGTCGCCGTTAGGCGCTCGCTACGCGTCCCCCGCGATGCTCGCGCTCTGGTCGTCGCAGGAGCGCCACGCCCTCTGGCGCCGCCTCTGGCTCGCGCTCGCCGAGTCCGAACAGGCGCTCGGCGTCGCGATCCCCGACGCCGCGATTGCCGACATGCGCGCGCACCTCGACGACATCGACTTCGCCGCGGTCGCGGCGTACGAGGCGCGATTCCGGCACGACGTCATGGCGCACGTGCACGCGTTCGCCGACCGCGCCCCCGCCGCGCGGCCGTTCATCCACCTCGGCGCGACGAGCTGCTACGTCACCGACAACGGCGACCTGCTCCTGATGCGGCGCGGGCTCGAGCTGCTCCGCCGCAAGGTGCTCGCCGTGCTCGCCTCGCTCGCCGCCTTCGCGCGGCGCTGGCGCGCCGAACCCGCGCTCGGCTACACGCACCTGCAGCCCGCGCAGCTCGTCACCGTCGGCAAGCGCGCGGCGCTGTGGATGCAGGACCTCGTGCTCGACCTCGCGGAGCTCGACCGCCGCATCGACACGCTCCCCTTCCGCGGCGTGAAGGGCACGACCGGCACGCAGGCGAGCTTCCTCGCGATCTTCGACGGCGACCACGAGAAGGTGCGCGCGCTCGACCGGATGGTCACCGAAAAGATGGGCTTTGCGTCGTCGATCCCCGTCTCCGGTCAGACGTACTCGCGCAAGATCGACGCGCAGGTGTTGAGCGTTGTGAGCGGCATCGCCGCGAGCGCGGCGAAGTTCGCGTCCGACCTCCGCATGCTCCAGGCGTTCGGCGAGATCGAGGAGCCGTTCGGCCGCGAGCAGATCGGCTCGTCGGCGATGGCCTACAAGCGCAACCCGATGCGGAGCGAGCGGATCAACGCGCTCGCGCGCTTCGTGCTCTCGCTCGAGCCCAACGCGAACGCGACGCACAGCGTGCAGTACTTCGAGCGCACGCTCGACGACTCCGCGAACCGGCGCCTCGCGATTCCCGAGGCGTTCCTCGCGACCGACGCGATCCTCGTCCTGTACGGAAACGTCGCGGCGGGGCTCGAAGTCCACCCCGCGCGGATCCGCCGCCGCGTCCTCGACGAGCTGCCGTTCATGGCGACGGAGGAGCTTCTCGTGCGCGCGGTGCGCGCCGGCGGCGACCGCCAGGCCGTGCACGAGGTCATCCGGCGCCACAGCGTCGAGGCGTCGCGCGCGCTCAAGGACGGCGAGAGCGAGCGGAACGACCTGCTCGAGCGACTCGCGATCGATCCCGAGTTCGCCGCACTCGGCCTCTCGCTCGACGAGATGCGTGAGGCGGTCGACCCGCACCGCTACGTCGGGCGCGCGCCCGAGCAGGTCGACGAGTTCCTCGCCGAGGTCGTCGACCCGCTGCTCGCGACGCACGAGCGCGACGAGGCAGTCGACGAGGTCCGCGTATGA
- a CDS encoding serine protease, with protein sequence MTRRATPGTLGRSGALALLAAVGCQGAPASSNAQATAATLPAAPPPSASASVESGRRTAIVTAVARIAPAVVTVQTESVEQAQVDPFDYFFGQRQGATQRRSGIGSGFIVRADGVVVTNAHVVSGAQRVSVALRDGTTYTARVVGADEANDLAVLKVDATGLPVAPLGNSDGLMIGEWAVAIGNPYGFVLGNTEPSVTAGVISATGRNLVGVAEGGGVYVDMLQTDAAINPGNSGGPLVSAAGEVIGVNSSIYTPSGGSVGLGFAIPINRARRVAEDLLAHGVVRRAWVGLTLAAPQTSNPRDLLTAGVVVRGVTPGSPAARADIEAGDQLRRVGARTLRNPFDWEAALLDLRPGESTPVALRRGGADRTTSLQPTDLPEVSAPKVTVLRELQLVTLTPAIRAERRVQSAAGALVFQATPRVTADLGIEPGDVIVQVNRTPTQSADEVARALDAYAGRGPIRVVFERGGRYAFTDFLIRQ encoded by the coding sequence ATGACGCGCCGCGCCACGCCCGGCACGTTAGGCCGCTCGGGCGCGCTCGCGTTACTCGCCGCGGTCGGCTGCCAGGGCGCGCCGGCGAGTTCGAACGCGCAGGCGACCGCGGCGACGCTTCCGGCGGCGCCGCCGCCTTCGGCGTCTGCCTCCGTCGAGTCGGGACGTCGCACGGCGATCGTCACCGCGGTCGCGCGCATCGCGCCCGCCGTCGTCACCGTCCAGACGGAGTCGGTCGAGCAGGCCCAGGTCGACCCGTTCGACTACTTCTTCGGACAACGCCAGGGCGCGACGCAGCGGCGGTCGGGGATCGGCTCGGGCTTTATCGTGCGCGCCGACGGCGTCGTGGTGACGAACGCGCACGTCGTCAGCGGAGCGCAGCGCGTGTCGGTCGCGCTCCGCGACGGCACGACGTACACGGCGCGGGTCGTCGGCGCGGACGAGGCGAACGACCTCGCGGTGCTCAAGGTCGACGCGACCGGGCTCCCCGTCGCGCCGCTCGGCAACTCCGACGGGCTGATGATCGGCGAGTGGGCGGTCGCGATCGGCAACCCGTACGGCTTCGTGTTAGGCAACACCGAGCCGAGCGTGACCGCCGGCGTGATCTCGGCGACCGGCCGCAACCTCGTCGGCGTGGCCGAGGGCGGCGGCGTGTACGTGGACATGCTGCAGACCGACGCGGCGATCAACCCGGGCAACTCGGGCGGGCCGCTCGTCAGCGCGGCGGGCGAGGTGATCGGCGTGAACAGTTCGATCTACACGCCGAGCGGCGGGTCGGTCGGGCTTGGGTTCGCCATCCCGATCAACCGGGCGCGCCGCGTCGCCGAGGATCTGCTCGCGCACGGCGTCGTCCGGCGCGCGTGGGTGGGGCTCACGCTCGCCGCGCCGCAGACGTCCAACCCGCGCGACCTGCTCACCGCCGGCGTCGTCGTGCGCGGCGTGACGCCGGGATCCCCGGCCGCGCGCGCCGACATCGAAGCGGGCGACCAGCTCCGCCGCGTCGGCGCCCGCACGCTGCGGAACCCGTTCGACTGGGAGGCCGCGCTGCTCGACCTCCGCCCGGGCGAGTCGACGCCCGTCGCGCTGCGCCGCGGCGGGGCCGACCGCACGACCTCGCTCCAGCCTACCGACCTGCCCGAGGTCTCCGCGCCCAAGGTGACCGTGCTCCGCGAGCTGCAGCTCGTTACGCTCACCCCGGCGATCCGCGCCGAGCGGCGCGTGCAATCGGCCGCGGGCGCGCTCGTCTTCCAGGCCACGCCGCGCGTGACGGCCGACCTCGGGATCGAGCCGGGCGACGTCATCGTCCAGGTCAACCGCACCCCCACGCAGAGCGCCGACGAGGTCGCCCGCGCGCTCGACGCGTACGCGGGGCGCGGGCCGATCCGCGTCGTCTTCGAGCGCGGCGGCCGGTACGCGTTCACCGACTTCCTCATCCGCCAGTGA
- the tal_2 gene encoding putative transaldolase, with protein sequence MKILLASASPSDVRWATDHGLADAIVTSPSRLAEERAGDAQAHRELLGEIARSVLVPVHAGVASVDVADIHRDGRELARVADNVVVQVPLVDDAVTAIRRLQSEGVRVAATLVFSAAQALLAAKAGATTVIVPVDQLDGLGQDSLAVVREIRQLFDRGGVECDVAASLPRTAAAFTACGLAGADAVIVDVASLRAFLVHPLTDRGVDAFLKELSARPRPRLAPA encoded by the coding sequence ATGAAGATCCTGCTCGCCTCCGCCTCGCCGTCCGACGTGCGGTGGGCCACCGACCACGGACTCGCCGACGCGATCGTCACCTCGCCGTCGCGCCTCGCCGAGGAGCGCGCGGGCGACGCGCAGGCCCACCGCGAGCTGCTCGGCGAGATCGCGCGGAGCGTGCTCGTCCCGGTGCACGCGGGCGTCGCGTCGGTGGACGTGGCCGACATCCACCGCGACGGACGCGAGTTGGCCCGCGTCGCGGACAACGTCGTCGTCCAGGTCCCGCTCGTCGACGACGCCGTGACCGCGATCCGCCGGCTGCAGAGCGAGGGCGTGCGCGTCGCGGCGACGCTCGTCTTCAGCGCCGCCCAGGCGCTGCTCGCGGCCAAGGCCGGCGCGACGACGGTGATCGTCCCGGTCGACCAGCTCGACGGCCTCGGCCAGGATAGCCTCGCGGTCGTGCGCGAGATCCGGCAGCTCTTCGACCGCGGCGGCGTCGAGTGCGACGTCGCAGCGTCGCTCCCGCGCACCGCGGCCGCGTTCACCGCGTGCGGCCTCGCCGGCGCCGACGCCGTGATCGTCGACGTCGCGAGCCTGCGCGCGTTCCTCGTACACCCTCTGACTGACCGCGGCGTGGACGCGTTCCTGAAGGAACTGTCGGCGCGACCGCGGCCGCGCCTCGCGCCCGCATGA
- the truA gene encoding tRNA pseudouridine synthase A translates to MALESTDTSGRSLQLVLHYDGARFAGWQRQRDARTVQGVLEAALERLTRQHVAVLGAGRTDAGVHARGQAAGVRVAERWTAGSLRRALNAVLPDDVWVAAAFEMRDEFHARYSAVARRYTYLVGTDDDAFSPFRRGREFACAARLDRECLDVSAAAIVGEHGFRGFAVKGTAPATDDHHCRVSAAFWRPRDGGLAFVVEANRFLHHMVRFLVGTMLDAASGRREPDAVAALLEAADNRGVSAPAPPHALYLDAVRYPAALYLDAAPNVAPPPSPVFADAA, encoded by the coding sequence ATGGCCCTCGAATCGACCGACACCTCCGGGCGCTCGCTGCAGCTCGTGCTGCACTACGACGGCGCGCGCTTCGCCGGCTGGCAGCGGCAACGCGACGCGCGCACCGTCCAGGGTGTGCTCGAGGCCGCGCTGGAGCGCCTCACGCGGCAGCACGTCGCCGTGCTCGGCGCGGGGCGCACGGACGCGGGCGTGCACGCGCGCGGGCAGGCGGCGGGCGTGCGCGTCGCGGAGCGGTGGACGGCCGGCTCGCTCCGCCGCGCGCTCAACGCCGTGCTCCCGGACGACGTCTGGGTCGCCGCGGCGTTCGAGATGCGTGACGAGTTCCACGCCCGCTACAGCGCCGTCGCGCGTCGGTACACGTACCTCGTCGGAACCGACGACGACGCGTTCTCCCCGTTCCGCCGCGGGCGCGAGTTCGCGTGCGCCGCCCGCCTCGACCGCGAGTGCCTCGACGTGTCCGCCGCGGCGATCGTCGGGGAGCACGGATTCCGCGGCTTCGCGGTCAAGGGGACGGCGCCGGCGACCGACGACCACCACTGCCGCGTGAGTGCGGCGTTCTGGAGACCACGGGACGGCGGGCTCGCATTCGTCGTCGAGGCGAACCGGTTCCTTCATCACATGGTGCGCTTTCTCGTCGGCACGATGCTGGATGCTGCGAGCGGACGCCGCGAGCCCGACGCGGTCGCCGCGCTGCTCGAAGCGGCCGACAACCGGGGCGTGTCCGCCCCCGCGCCGCCGCACGCGCTCTATTTGGACGCGGTGCGATACCCGGCTGCGCTCTACCTCGACGCCGCGCCCAACGTCGCGCCCCCGCCCTCCCCCGTCTTCGCCGACGCCGCATGA
- the trpD gene encoding anthranilate phosphoribosyltransferase, which translates to MSGAPDPLRGVLRELAAGRPVQPAEVTLAFDVVMRGEASAVQIAALLMGLRVQGESAAVIAAVARALRGAMVRLPSAEPDALVDTCGTGGGAISTFNISTAAALVAAGAGARIAKHGNRSFTSRSGSADVLEALGVRADPSVAAMQRALATAGIAFMYAPAMHPAMRHVGAVRRELAVPTVMNVVGPLANPAMAGRQVVGVADAHRAPLIAGALADLGAVHALVVHGEPGLDEISPLGPTRVYEIVADADGPRATTTREWTISPRALGLVAHDAAELAGGAPEENARVVLDVLGGGGREGARAAVLLNAGAAVYVAGLEPTYEAAVERARAALDRGLGLRALELLRAAYAE; encoded by the coding sequence GTGAGCGGCGCGCCCGATCCGCTCCGCGGCGTGCTCCGCGAGCTGGCCGCGGGTCGCCCGGTGCAACCGGCGGAGGTCACGCTCGCGTTCGACGTCGTGATGCGCGGCGAGGCGAGCGCGGTACAGATCGCCGCCCTGCTCATGGGCCTGCGCGTGCAGGGGGAGAGCGCGGCGGTGATCGCCGCGGTCGCACGCGCGCTGCGCGGGGCGATGGTCCGACTGCCGTCCGCCGAGCCGGACGCGCTCGTCGACACCTGCGGGACGGGCGGCGGGGCGATCAGCACCTTCAACATCTCGACCGCCGCGGCGCTCGTCGCCGCCGGCGCGGGGGCACGGATCGCGAAGCACGGTAACCGCTCGTTCACCTCGCGGTCGGGGAGCGCCGACGTCCTCGAGGCGTTAGGCGTGCGCGCGGACCCGTCCGTTGCCGCCATGCAGCGCGCGCTCGCGACGGCGGGGATCGCGTTCATGTACGCGCCGGCGATGCACCCCGCGATGCGGCACGTCGGCGCGGTACGACGCGAACTCGCGGTGCCGACGGTGATGAACGTCGTCGGCCCGCTCGCCAACCCGGCGATGGCCGGTCGGCAGGTCGTCGGCGTCGCGGACGCGCACCGCGCGCCGCTGATCGCCGGCGCGCTCGCCGACCTCGGGGCCGTGCACGCGCTCGTCGTCCACGGGGAGCCGGGGCTCGACGAGATCTCGCCGCTCGGCCCGACCCGCGTGTACGAGATCGTTGCCGACGCGGACGGCCCGCGAGCGACCACGACGCGCGAGTGGACGATCAGCCCGCGGGCACTCGGCCTCGTGGCCCACGACGCGGCCGAGCTGGCGGGCGGCGCGCCGGAAGAGAACGCCCGCGTGGTGCTCGACGTGTTGGGTGGAGGCGGGCGCGAAGGCGCGCGGGCCGCGGTGCTGCTCAACGCGGGCGCGGCCGTGTACGTCGCCGGGCTGGAACCCACGTACGAAGCCGCGGTCGAGCGCGCACGGGCGGCGCTCGACCGCGGGTTGGGGCTGCGGGCGTTGGAGCTGTTACGGGCGGCGTACGCGGAGTAG
- the lexA gene encoding LexA repressor, giving the protein MPLTKRQREILTYLGSYSQTHGFAPSFEEIAEAFNYNSLATVHEHLSNLERKGYIKRSYNESRAIEILETDVYARAVELPVLGAVAAGVPIESMTSGETMTVPESFLRKSGSHYVLKVRGQSMVDAHIHDGDFVVVNERRSADNGEMVIAMTHGTAGGSSTVKKFYRERDGRIRLQPANETMDPIYVHENDISIQGVVVGVLRRF; this is encoded by the coding sequence ATGCCGCTCACCAAGCGTCAGCGCGAGATCCTCACCTACCTCGGCAGCTACTCGCAAACCCACGGCTTCGCGCCGAGCTTCGAGGAGATCGCCGAGGCGTTCAACTATAACTCGCTGGCGACGGTGCACGAACACCTCAGCAACTTGGAGCGGAAGGGGTACATCAAGCGCAGCTACAACGAGAGCCGCGCGATCGAGATCCTCGAGACCGATGTCTACGCCCGCGCGGTCGAGCTCCCGGTGCTCGGTGCCGTCGCCGCCGGCGTGCCGATCGAGTCGATGACCTCCGGCGAGACGATGACCGTCCCGGAGAGCTTCCTGCGCAAGAGCGGCTCGCACTACGTGCTGAAGGTCCGCGGGCAGTCGATGGTCGATGCACACATCCACGACGGCGACTTCGTCGTTGTGAACGAGCGCCGCAGCGCCGACAACGGCGAGATGGTGATCGCGATGACGCACGGCACCGCGGGCGGCTCGTCCACGGTGAAGAAGTTCTACCGCGAGCGCGACGGCCGCATCCGCCTGCAGCCCGCGAACGAGACGATGGATCCGATCTACGTGCACGAGAACGACATCAGCATCCAGGGCGTCGTCGTCGGAGTGCTCCGCCGGTTTTGA
- the trpC1 gene encoding indole-3-glycerol phosphate synthase 1, protein MPNSVALAADDRWTAPGGVLAELCAAARERVAALRPRAAELERAAAGRPLPPSFAGALRRDVVSVVAEIKRSSPSKGAIAPGLDAGDQAVAYARGGAAALSVLTEPTRFDGSIGDLDVAGTAVAGAVPLLRKDFVVDRLQLVEARAHGASAVLLIARALAPATLRELARDAVALGLDVLAEVRDERELDAALDAGAPVIGVNNRNLETLAIDLATGERLVPLIPADRVAVFESGVLGPQEVARAAAVGADAVLVGSSVSAAADPAAAVAALTRVARRARGRP, encoded by the coding sequence GTGCCGAACTCCGTCGCTCTCGCCGCCGACGATCGCTGGACCGCACCCGGCGGCGTCCTGGCCGAGTTGTGCGCGGCCGCGCGGGAGCGGGTCGCCGCGCTCCGCCCGCGAGCTGCCGAGCTGGAGCGGGCAGCCGCCGGCCGCCCGCTCCCGCCCAGCTTCGCGGGCGCGCTGCGGCGTGACGTGGTGTCCGTCGTCGCCGAGATCAAGCGATCGTCGCCGTCCAAGGGCGCGATCGCGCCGGGGCTGGACGCGGGCGATCAGGCGGTCGCGTACGCACGCGGCGGGGCCGCGGCGCTCTCCGTCCTGACGGAGCCGACACGCTTCGACGGCTCGATCGGCGACCTCGATGTGGCCGGGACCGCCGTCGCCGGCGCGGTGCCACTGCTGCGGAAGGACTTCGTCGTCGACCGACTACAGCTCGTCGAAGCGCGGGCGCACGGCGCGTCCGCGGTGTTGCTCATCGCACGTGCGCTCGCGCCGGCGACGCTCCGCGAGCTTGCGCGCGACGCCGTCGCGCTCGGGCTCGACGTGCTCGCCGAAGTGCGCGACGAGCGGGAACTCGACGCGGCGCTCGACGCGGGCGCGCCGGTGATCGGGGTGAACAACCGCAACCTCGAGACGCTCGCGATCGACCTCGCGACCGGCGAGCGGCTGGTTCCGTTGATCCCGGCGGACCGCGTCGCGGTGTTCGAGAGCGGCGTGCTCGGCCCCCAGGAAGTTGCGCGCGCGGCCGCGGTGGGTGCGGACGCGGTCCTCGTCGGATCGAGCGTGTCGGCAGCGGCGGATCCGGCCGCCGCGGTCGCGGCGCTCACGCGCGTCGCTCGGCGCGCGCGGGGGCGCCCGTGA
- the trpF_2 gene encoding N-(5'-phosphoribosyl)anthranilate isomerase: MHGASPPPAPALKFCGITRADDARHAAGVGAAYIGCIFAGGPRLVTAEQASALATAMPDAAVQTVGVMGDVPARAAANLAHAAGLGVVQLHADPDARAVATMRRHWDGPVWAVVRVRGDQLPPHTESLFDVADAVVLDAHVPGGMLGGNGVTLPWQALADALAPLRGRAPLVLAGGLRPENVGAAVAALAPDVVDVSSGVERTPGVKDHTRMTAFAAAARQLVVL; this comes from the coding sequence ATGCACGGCGCGTCACCCCCGCCCGCGCCGGCGCTCAAATTCTGCGGCATCACCCGCGCGGACGACGCTCGCCACGCGGCCGGCGTCGGGGCCGCCTACATCGGCTGCATTTTCGCCGGCGGCCCCCGGCTCGTGACCGCGGAGCAGGCGAGCGCGCTCGCGACCGCGATGCCCGACGCGGCCGTGCAGACCGTCGGCGTGATGGGCGACGTGCCCGCGCGCGCGGCGGCGAACCTCGCGCACGCGGCGGGACTCGGCGTCGTGCAGCTGCATGCCGACCCCGACGCAAGGGCGGTCGCCACCATGCGTCGGCACTGGGACGGCCCAGTGTGGGCCGTCGTGCGCGTGCGTGGCGACCAGCTTCCGCCGCACACGGAGAGCCTGTTCGACGTCGCGGACGCCGTCGTGCTCGATGCACACGTGCCCGGCGGCATGCTCGGCGGCAACGGCGTCACGCTTCCGTGGCAGGCGCTCGCCGACGCGCTCGCGCCGTTACGCGGGCGGGCGCCGCTCGTGCTCGCCGGCGGTCTCCGCCCCGAAAACGTCGGTGCCGCCGTGGCCGCGCTCGCGCCCGACGTCGTCGACGTTTCGTCCGGCGTCGAGCGCACCCCCGGGGTCAAGGACCACACCCGCATGACCGCGTTCGCCGCGGCCGCGCGCCAACTCGTCGTGTTATGA